The following coding sequences are from one Alosa alosa isolate M-15738 ecotype Scorff River chromosome 13, AALO_Geno_1.1, whole genome shotgun sequence window:
- the LOC125305994 gene encoding E3 ubiquitin-protein ligase TRIM35-like — protein MCLVCWTSMKHRRHKCCPTEEAASDYREQLKTTLNSLEERLNGLNNLKRDCNHIATHIKCQAYNTRRHIQKEFEMLHQFLQKEEEARMAALEEEAGQKSSAISAITVSISATMSTLSHTIRAIEEAVELADVPLLQNVKSTIERVQCMPKDPDNPTGSLIDVAQHVGNLKFRVWEKMQDIVVYTPVVLDPNTSQAKLRLCEDLTSVLNSAEKLRVPYNPERFDYYPCVLGSRSLTAGLHCWDVEVGDSTLWSVGVTAVSNHRKGDAFFNGDTWHVRYLNGEYTGHSPAENRGPLVAESLRVLRVRLDLDGGEVSFSEPLAENSLCSFRHVFTEGVLPFLYNYCVVSPLKIVPVKNSEHKS, from the exons ATGTGCCTGGTGTGCTGGACATCAATGAAGCACAGACGGCACAAGTGCTGCCCGACAGAAGAAGCAGCCTCTGATTACAGA GAGCAGCTCAAGACCACACTGAACAGCCTAGAAGAAAGGCTAAACGGGTTAAACAACTTAAAACGAGACTGCAACCACATAGCTACACACATAAAG TGTCAGGCATACAACACAAGACGGCACATTCAGAAAGAGTTTGAGATGCTCCATCAGTTTCTCCAAAAGGAAGAGGAGGCCAGGATGGCTGCTCTCGAAGAAGAAGCAGGACAGAAGAGCAGCGCCATCAGTGCAATAACGGTGAGCATCAGCGCAACGATGtccactctctcccacacaatCAGAGCCATAGAGGAGGCAGTGGAGTTGGCAGACGTCCCCCTCTTACAA AATGTTAAGTCTACTATTGAAAG GGTGCAGTGTATGCCAAAGGATCCAGATAATCCCACAGGATCTCTGATAGATGTGGCACAACACGTGGGCAACCTGAAGTTCAGAGTCTGGGAGAAGATGCAGGACATTGTTGTGTACA CGCCGGTGGTGCTGGACCCCAACACATCTCAGGCAAAGCTCCGCCTGTGTGAAGACCTAACCAGCGTGCTCAACAGTGCGGAGAAGCTCCGCGTCCCCTACAACCCTGAGAGGTTTGACTACTACCCCTGCGTGCTGGGCTCCCGGAGCCTCACCGCGGGCCTCCACTGCTGGGACGTGGAGGTCGGGGACAGCACGCTCTGGAGTGTGGGCGTCACCGCCGTCTCCAACCACAGGAAGGGCGACGCTTTCTTTAACGGAGACACCTGGCACGTGAGGTACCTGAATGGAGAGTACACGGGCCACAGCCCTGCGGAGAATCGGGGTCCCCTGGTGGCGGAGAGCCTGCGGGTCCTAAGGGTGCGGCTGGACTTGGATGGGGGAGAGGTGTCATTTTCTGAGCCATTAGCAGAAAACTCCCTGTGCAGTTTTAGACATGTTTTTACAGAGGGTGTCCTCCCTTTTCTGTATAATTACTGTGTGGTCTCACCTCTGAAGATCGTACCAGTGAAAAACTCAGAACATAAAAGTTAG